The DNA sequence GGCAACTACTCAATACCAATGCTGACACCATCGCTGCCGCCATCGCTACAGCATTGGCACCCACCCACGAGGTGGTGTTGCGCTATTGTTTTGAGCAAAAAGGAGTTTTGCCCGACCTCCAACAACCCGACCATTACTACCCCCAGCTCGACCCGGAAAGCTATGCAACGCTCAAAACACAAGGAGTCATTCACAGCGGCATGATTCCCAAACTTGACAACGCCTTTGCCACCCTCCAAAAGGGGGTAAAAGCCGTTTGGATTGGCCACGCGCTCGCGCTCGAAGGAAATTCCCCAGCCGGAACGGTACTCAATTATACCAAGCCTCACACGATTTGATTTTCTTGATTCTCAAGGATTTTCAGCGCACACATTTCCCAAACCATTTTTGATTGGGTATAAACTATAGATTTTCAGACAATACCCAGCGGTGTAGCCCAATAAGAAGAGTAGACACCTACCAACAGTTCTATTGTCTTGCCCGAAGTCCTTGAGATAGATAATCAAGTGGTTCTAAGGATGTTTTTTGCCATATCATAGCGGCTGTTAGTCGCCTTATCGCTGCAATTCATCTAAAAAAAGTACAATACTCTAAGCAAGTGCTGTATTTCTTAAACTTGGTTGCCATTTTGTAAGTATAAGCACAGGAGTCTTTATCGACTACACGGTTGAGATTCTGTAATTTATCTTATTACCTATACTTCTTGTGTATATGCAGCAGTTACTATTCGAAAGCTTGCGTTATGAGCCTATTGGAGCGACCTCTTTCGAGGTCAAATCAGAAAAGAAAGTACTATTTCGCTATCGTTATCACGCAGATAAGGGCTATTCTGAAAACAATTGGTTTGATTTTGCCTCTGAAGAAGAAATCAAAAGCATCTATGAGTTAATCTTCGAATATCAGAAAAATCACAACATCCCTTTCGCAAACAGTTTGTCGGACATCAGCGCATACGATGGCAGCTTCGATGCAGTCAACCTATGGTTGATTTCTCAATACATTCCAAAGCTATTGAAAGAAGGCTTCCAGCGCTTGGCAATAGTTGTCAGTAAAGAATTTTTTGCTCATCTATCTTTTGAAGAATTTGAGGCGATGAGTGCTCAATTGCCTTTTGAACAAGTAGCTTTCGAAAACCGCGCAGATGCCGAACGCTGGATTGTCTGCTAAGGCTGCGCCGTCTCCACCATGCTAGTTGCGTGATTTGTTGTCAATTTGGTTTGGGAAAGATACTTTTGCGTTATGCGCTTAGAGTTCCCAAACCTTATTTTTTTGTCCAAGCCCTTAATTGCTCTCGTGTGGGTGGGGTATTTTGGCTTGCAGTTGTTCCTGCTGCCCTATTCCCCCCTACCTTGGTTCGACGAGGTGTTTTTTGCCGATATGAGTTATCAATTTTGGCAGAAAGGCAGTCTCAGCCCAAGTGTGGCAGTATTCCGACCTCTGTATATCTACGGCTTTGTACACTTTGGGCTGTCAGCGGCTATGTTTGAACTTTTGGGCTTCGGGATTGTCAGCTATCGGCTCAGTTGTTACTTGGGAGCTTTGGCTGTGCTATATCTTTTGGCGCGGCTGCTCCACCGTGAGCGCCCCCTCTCTTGGTCTTGGTATGCTTGGGCTTTGTTGGTGGTCTTGTTAGACCCGTTTTTCAACCTCTCTATGCACGAAGGGCGAATGGATTTGCTGGCTCTGGCCTTGTGGTTGGCTGGGCTGGCCGCATTGCCCCTAAAGCACGGTGGGCAGCGTGCTTGGCTTAGCAGCGCCTGTTGGTTTTTGTTGGCACTACTGACTACCCCTAGGGTTGGTTTTATGGGCGTTCCGCTGGCCTTGTTATTGGGGCTGAAGTTAGGGGTTGATAGGCCCTCCTTCAAGCAGCATTGGCGCGGGTTTTTGCTTTGGGCAGGCCTGATTGTAGGCGGGTATGCCCTTTGGGTTGTCATTTCTTTTGGGGGATTTGGCGCACTGTTGACCTACCTGCGCGAGCCACAAGCTTGGCACGACGGCGAGCGGTTGTACCAAAAGTTTTTGGGCTTTAGCGGCTACATCCCTAGGCAGCAAGGTCTTTTGATACCCCTAAGCCTGATGGCTTGGGTAGGCTACTTGGGCGTATTAGGGCGCAGCAAAAGCACGGTAACCTTGCTAGACTGGCAGCTGCTTGGGAGCATCCCTTGTTTTTACCTCATTGTATACGACGTAGGGCCTTATGCTATCTTTATACTCCCCAGCCTCTATTGGCCGCTGTTGCGTTTGGCGCAGCTGAGTTCCCCCTCTCAAGGTGCTTACTTCCGCCGAGGGTATGTCTTGCCCTTGTTGTTGCTATTTGTGTTCAACGGAACCTATGCACTCTTGAAAAACGCCCAAATACTCAGTTCCCTGAGCCAACGCAACCCTACCACTGCCCAAGCATTTGTTGCCAAAAACATCCCTCCGGGTAGCCGTGTAGTGGCCGAACCGATGTACTACTATGCGCTCCAAAAAAACGGCTCACAGCTCCAGTTGATGAACTATTTTGAAAATCTCTACAGCCGCGAAGCACGGCAACGAACACAGTTCGACTACGAATACCTCATCGTTACCGAACACCTTCGGTGGCGCGACCCTCAAACTGTAGCGCATTACCTCTCACAAGCCGATTTTGTATTGGTCGATAGCCTCTTTCTCCCCCCTAGCCTCTGGGCCGAAAAACTGGAAAGTACCAGACTCCTTTCGCCTGTAGAAAGGACAGGGTATAGCGCACTGATTTACAGAAGATTGCCATAATCACCTGCTTTTTTTAGTACCAGCAAGAAACAATTGCCTTGGGTAAATTGTATTACAATTGGCCTTGGGACAATTGGATTGGGAAAAGTATTTGAAAAAAAATTAAGAATTTTCCGTTCAATGCTTGTGCTTTCAAAAATAGTTCCTACCTTTGCAATCCCAAACGACAACAACGGTTGCCAAAATCATCAAAATAAAAGATGATCCTTTAGCTCAGTTGGTAGAGCATCACACTTTTAATGTGAGGGTCCTGGGTTCGAGCCCCAGAGGGATCACCAGTTTTTGAAAAGTCTTTCAGGCCACGCTTGAGAGACTTTTTGCTTTTATACTCACTTGACTATCAGGAGAAAGCTTTATATTTGCTTCCTGTACAGCATTATTTCTCAACATTATGCTAGGACTCAAACTGCCTACCGACCCACGCTGGGTCAATATCGCCGAAAAAAATATCGAAGAGATTTTGGTAGACCACGCCTACTGCGAGCAAAAAGCAGCCTCGACCTGTATCTCCTTGATTGTACAATATCCTACACATCCTGAGTTGGTCGAAAAGCTTACGCCTATCGTTACGGAAGAATGGGGGCACTTTCGGATGGTGCTCAATGAGCTCAAGAAGCGAGGCTATGCGCTAGGCCCCAAACGCACAGATGAGTACGTTGTAAAGCTCTCCCAACATATCCGCAAAGGCAACACCTTTCAGCTACTAGACAAGCTCTTGGTCTGTGCCCTGATAGAAGCCCGTAGCTGCGAGCGATTCCGGCTCTTGTCTTTGCATATTGCCGACGAGCGACTAAAGCAGTTTTATCACGACTTGATGATTTCGGAGGCCGGGCATTATGTCAATTTTGTAGATTTGGCCAAAAGCTATTATCCCGAAGCCGAAGTAAAACAAAGGCTGGAAGAGCTACTCGGTATTGAGGCCGAAATCATACAAGGGCTTGAGATGCGTGCAGACCGTATGCACTAAGCTTACGTTATTCCTAACACTTTCACAAAGGGGCTCTTGCCCCTTTTCTTGCCTATGACTCAACAGCACCTTACCCTTACCTACGAGCGCCTCCATAGCATAGAGGCATTTCCAACAGACGAACAAACCCTGATACGTGCAGCTCAGGCTGCTTGCCATACTGCCTATGCGCCTTATTCGGGCTTTTGGGTCGGCGCGGCGTTATTGTTGGCCAACGGGGAGATTGTCAGTGGTAGCAACCAAGAAAACGGGGCGTATCCCTCGGGGCTTTGCGCCGAGCGTGTGGCCTTTTTTCAGGCCAGCAGCCGCTACAAGGATGTTCCCATTCTCAAAGCGGCTGTGGTCGCTTATAGCCCCCAATCGGGCAAACACCTGCCAGCCAACCCTTGTGGCGGCTGTAGGCAAGTGATGGTAGAATATGAACAAAAGCAAGCACAAGACATTGGCCTGATTATTCTGGCAGAGCCAGAAGTATATTACCGCTTTGAGCGTGTGCAGACCTTGATGCCCTTTGGTTTTGTGGCTGATTTTCTGAAGCAGGCCTAAGCCCTCTCAAGAAAACTTCACACCGCTAGACATTTTTGGTTTTTGTGGTTTTAAGGCGTATTTCCCCCCTGTTCTTGGTGTATATTTAAACACAAAGTATACACAAAGAAACATTCCATATGGTGGATTTCTTCGGAAGATTTTATGTGATGAATCAAGAACAAATTAGAAAATATCCGATGGTGTGGCAAGATTCACTCGATTTAAGGATTTATAACCGTTGATTTTCTTGGTATAAGTCATTGTTAGGGATAAAAATACAAGTTTATGGTATTATGGCGTAAAATTTGAGGTGTGCAATGACTTTAAAAACAACTGAACCCTTTTTCAAACCTCGCTACCCCCACGCTATGGCACTGATAAGGATAGCGCTCTTCCCATTGGCCTTGATATACCAATGTGTAACAGATTTGCGCAATGTATTGTATGAATTTGGGCTTAAAAAATCTACCAAAGCTGCCAAACCAGCTATTTGTGTAGGCAACTTGACTGTGGGCGGTACGGGCAAAACCCCACACGTAGAGTACCTCATACAGCTCCTCAAGCCGCACTACAAGCTGGCTACCCTCAGTCGAGGTTATGGGCGCAAGACCAAAGGCTTTTTGCTAGCCTCTCCTGCCCTCAATGCGGCTGATTTGGGAGATGAACCAATGCAGTTTTACCAGAAATTTGGCCAAGAGGTGTATGTGGCTGTGGGCGAAAAACGCGTGCCGGCCTTGGTGCAGCTCACCGACGAACACCCTGATGTAGAGCTGATTTTATTGGACGATGCTTTCCAGCATCGGGCGCTGAAGCCTCATTTCAACTTATTGTTGACAGACTACCGGCGTTTGTTTTACCAAGACTTCGTGTTGCCTGCCGGGCGCTTGCGCGAAAGCCGCCGCCATGCCAAACGCGCCAACGCGGTAGTGGTTACCAAATGCCCTCCGCACCTTAGCCCTTCCGAACGTTGCGATATTCAGAAGCAAGTTCGTGCCTATACCCCCCCCGAAACCCCTGTATTTTTTACGTATATCCGTTATGGATTGCCTTTGCCCTTATGGACCGAAACCCCAGCCATAGAGCAATACCTGTCGCACGTAAAAGACAGCCAACAACTCCGCATTACGCTTGTAACAGGAATCGCCCATACACAACCTTTGACCCAGTTTTTGCGACAACATTATACCATCAAACAACATTTTAGCTTCAAAGATCACCACCACTACAGCCCCCAAGACCTCAAAAACATACAGCAAGGCTTCCAGAAACAGTTGGCCTCTTCTTTTGATATTATCTTGACTACCGAAAAAGATGCCGTCAAATGGCAATCGCCCGAACTGGCCGCTATCTTACAAGAACTCCCTGTATATTACCTCCCTATAGAGATTGATTTTTTGGCTGATAAAGAGGAGTTTGATGCCTTGATTGTTAAACAAGTTAAAAAGTACGCTAAGCAGATAGAAAATTTCTAACTTTGCCGGCCTAACAAGGTTCGCCCGATTTCTATCATAGCTTTTTTTATGCCTTATCCAACGGCTTTTTTGTCTCAACCCAACGCCTGTTGGCCGTGGTTGATGTGTGTAGGGTTGGCATTGGTCCTGCCCTTTTCGACAGTAGCTCAATCTCGTATTATAGACGATAGCACCAAGCAGGTCTATAGTGCTAAGACCGTGCGCTATTACCTAGAAAAAGACCTAGAGTTTGGTCATAAAGCAACTACTTATGCCCTTGATACCCTGCTGGACGGGTTTCATCGCTATACGCCTGTCCAAGAACGTGGGTTTTATTATCAAGATCTAGGGGAGCTAGCCACCCCACTACAGCCAATATTTTATGATATACAACAGCAGGTTGGAATGCTATATGGCAACGATGTATACAGTCCATTTTGGTTTACTCCTGAAAATGTGCGCTATTACGATACCAAATCGCCTTACAGTCGCGCACATTATGTCCAAGATTTTCGAGGCGACCAATTTATTGACTTTACCCTTTCGCGCAATATCAAGCGCAACTTCAACTTTGCGCTACAATACAAGCGGATGTTTTCTAACAAGCAGTTTGGCCTCACACAAAGCCCCGAAGTACGAGCCAATCAACACCGCTTGGTAGTATCGGCGGCTTACCTTGGCAAAGACAGCCGCTATTCGGGCTATTTTCATTATTCACATTTGGTAAGCGAAATGTCTGAGTCGGGTGGGGTGCGTTTTAGCGAAAGTGCTCCTGACAGCCTCTATGGCTATGAGCAAAGTGAAGGCCGCCTCAGTGGTGTGCGTAGTTGGCAGACTTACAATGCCCTCCACGCCTATCAAGAATATCGCTTGACCAAGCCAGTGGTTTTGTTTCATGTTTACGACTGGAAGCGTGTGCGTGATACGTACACTGATGTCAATGTGGGAGCCAATAGCGCTACGTTCTACCAACTGTTTGCCCCACCCCCGCTGTTGGTCAATGATACGACCCTTGAGGGTATGCGTTATTACCTGACCGAAAATCGCCTCGGGCTCAAAGGGCGCTTGTTTGATGATGTGTTCTATTATCAAGGTTATCTGCAAAGCCGGTTTTATGAGTGGCAGAC is a window from the Eisenibacter elegans DSM 3317 genome containing:
- a CDS encoding tRNA-(ms[2]io[6]A)-hydroxylase produces the protein MLGLKLPTDPRWVNIAEKNIEEILVDHAYCEQKAASTCISLIVQYPTHPELVEKLTPIVTEEWGHFRMVLNELKKRGYALGPKRTDEYVVKLSQHIRKGNTFQLLDKLLVCALIEARSCERFRLLSLHIADERLKQFYHDLMISEAGHYVNFVDLAKSYYPEAEVKQRLEELLGIEAEIIQGLEMRADRMH
- a CDS encoding cytidine deaminase, with the protein product MTQQHLTLTYERLHSIEAFPTDEQTLIRAAQAACHTAYAPYSGFWVGAALLLANGEIVSGSNQENGAYPSGLCAERVAFFQASSRYKDVPILKAAVVAYSPQSGKHLPANPCGGCRQVMVEYEQKQAQDIGLIILAEPEVYYRFERVQTLMPFGFVADFLKQA
- the lpxK gene encoding tetraacyldisaccharide 4'-kinase; the protein is MALIRIALFPLALIYQCVTDLRNVLYEFGLKKSTKAAKPAICVGNLTVGGTGKTPHVEYLIQLLKPHYKLATLSRGYGRKTKGFLLASPALNAADLGDEPMQFYQKFGQEVYVAVGEKRVPALVQLTDEHPDVELILLDDAFQHRALKPHFNLLLTDYRRLFYQDFVLPAGRLRESRRHAKRANAVVVTKCPPHLSPSERCDIQKQVRAYTPPETPVFFTYIRYGLPLPLWTETPAIEQYLSHVKDSQQLRITLVTGIAHTQPLTQFLRQHYTIKQHFSFKDHHHYSPQDLKNIQQGFQKQLASSFDIILTTEKDAVKWQSPELAAILQELPVYYLPIEIDFLADKEEFDALIVKQVKKYAKQIENF
- a CDS encoding putative porin: MPYPTAFLSQPNACWPWLMCVGLALVLPFSTVAQSRIIDDSTKQVYSAKTVRYYLEKDLEFGHKATTYALDTLLDGFHRYTPVQERGFYYQDLGELATPLQPIFYDIQQQVGMLYGNDVYSPFWFTPENVRYYDTKSPYSRAHYVQDFRGDQFIDFTLSRNIKRNFNFALQYKRMFSNKQFGLTQSPEVRANQHRLVVSAAYLGKDSRYSGYFHYSHLVSEMSESGGVRFSESAPDSLYGYEQSEGRLSGVRSWQTYNALHAYQEYRLTKPVVLFHVYDWKRVRDTYTDVNVGANSATFYQLFAPPPLLVNDTTLEGMRYYLTENRLGLKGRLFDDVFYYQGYLQSRFYEWQTDYVRGGLTPRDTLDGIGNLSAMLELYVGGKAEIRFGEEFQLGAHLSYGLNTPDLMNKVYARWKGLEASYLLISHSPTLLQTRFWSNHLRWRNSFSNPLSQELRASWRQALANEALVLRPFTVFNVTSGMIYYNEQALPQQADELFSTLRLGAELHYRLGRFHTRTTAIYTQSLGADLFRIPAIWATSLIYCQDCFFKEIISTQIGFDIHYRSDFFGQAYMPVSKQFHLQNNFLIQAYPLVDMFLSSQIGNARLFFKLTHLNNISNEALTGYAVSPFYPGKRFTFAFGFDWRFYD